The sequence below is a genomic window from Pagrus major chromosome 20, Pma_NU_1.0.
TTACCATTCTCTTGAGGACGTGGCTGGACAGTCTCTGGAAGTACATGTGCAgcttcttgttcttcttgtgTCCGTGGCTCCCAATCTAAATGAACACACAGCAACAGATCAGTCAGAGCAGCCTGATGCAGGTCTTTAAGTTTTACATGTCAGAGAACAAGTGAGGTGATGTTGATCCACTCTGAGACTCACACAGGAGCGAAGCTCGTCAGCCTGCTGGGTCACAACGTTGACCAAGTTCTCCACCGTGTTCTCCTCCCATGATGCCGAGCTGTGATCCTCCTCAAACAGGACAGCCGTCTTATTCAGGACGTGAGCTGTGAAAGCAAGTTTATCCTCAgcctggaagaagaagaagaagaagaagaagaaggaggaggaggagcatgaggaggaggaggaggaggaggaggaggagaacaagaagaagaagaagacacttGTTGAGATGACTTGTTGTATCTtcatgcagagctgcagcagaggacagcTGAGGAGGACTTACTGATGCTTTGGACACCTGGCTGTACAGATGATCAGGGAAGGACACAGTGTCTTCAGCATCCTCAGTGCTGTTAGTGGAGTTATTAgcctgcagcacacacacacacacacacacacacacacacacacacacacacacacacacacacacacacacacacacacacacacacacacacacacacacacacacacacacacacacacacacacggtgagTTGAAGGAAACACTCAGTAAAGTAAAGTCATCCAGTGAAGATCATCCAGTGGCTGTAAACAAAGACTCACCATCGTATCCAGCAGCTCCAGATAGTTTTCACTGTGCTGTC
It includes:
- the LOC141015733 gene encoding interferon a3-like, whose protein sequence is MLSRILLVCLSLRVVSAASSLSCRWITDHKFRQHSENYLELLDTMANNSTNSTEDAEDTVSFPDHLYSQVSKASAEDKLAFTAHVLNKTAVLFEEDHSSASWEENTVENLVNVVTQQADELRSCIGSHGHKKNKKLHMYFQRLSSHVLKRMGHSAEAWELIRKEVKAHLMRANQLVSSVLSTN